TTTTTTGTTATGCAACAACCAGTACAGCCTAAATATTTATTGGTTCCGTCTTCTTTCCATAggcccccctcttcctctctactcTTTACGACTCATGGTTTCTCCCCTGCGGCTGATGTATTCCTTTGTATGGCATGTGGTGAATCAAAGAAATGTGATGCATTATGGGAAGGTCGAGGAATTTGTAACTGTGGTGACTGAAGCTGTTCCAAAGTTGCTGAGTTACAAACAGAGGGCTCAACTCATCCTGGGCCTGAGAGCAAGGGTGAGTGACATGTTGTGTGGTCATGGGAGGAGTAGTTGATTATGCTTTGATTGATACATGTATATCAATGCCAGTAGAAACTATATGTGTGTAAGGAGGGAAGGGATGTTGCAAGTTTACTCAATATCTCCATGATTCACATTATTTAGATGATCTTGGAGATGTTCCGCAAGGATTGTCCACCTAACCCTCAGGCCATCCAATGTCTCCTGGGAAAGATGAACATCAGTGCATCCGCAGGGGTAAGAATATTTTTCTCTCTCCTGCATACATTCAAAGTGTGTAACAGCTACTCATTAGCTCAATTCAGATAACCAGATAAGTTACACTTGTATCAAATGATTCACATTCTGTGTTACAGCAGCAAGATATGGAAGTGGAGGAGTCGCAGGCGAACTTTGTGGCGCTGGTCCAAACCCTTCTGACAAACCCTTATGAGAGGAAGCACTTCTTCCAGGTTCGACatactttctctctgtccctttcgtTTGACTTGCTTTTAGCGGCTCGTCATTCAGGTAGGTTATCTCAGATACTGTCACTCTTTCCTTCCCTGTAGGAGGAGTTCCATACACAGTATGGCTCCAAGTACGACACAGCACTGCAGGCCCTTGTGGGAGGCTTGGTCTTCAGACTGGAACAACTGCTATCTGTGCCAGATCTCTCCCAGGTAATGAACTGGTGCATGACAGGTCTATAACTAACAGTTCACTGATCATACCTAATTTTGTCATTATTAGATAACAGTTTATGTCAACACATGCCATATTATTGTCTTGACCTCACATGCTAAGCCACCCCCCTGGTTGCTGATCTTAgcttctacctctccttctcagaTAGCGTCCATTATCAGTGCTGACCCCTCTGACCTGGAGGAGTGTGGACAGTCTGTGTCTGACCCTGAGCACCTGAAGATCCTCCTCCAGCACCAGAAGCTGTTAAATAAAACCCAGTTAAACAGAAATGGTAGGCTTGAAAACAGTCCATAGAAAGCTTTGGAGTCTCTACTTCAATCATTATCTGTTATCCTCTCTGTGTAGGTACAGTAgatttaaaaacagataaacaaagAACATTACAAGTTTTATTTTTGACATCTATAATTAAAAGTACAATGTGGAGAAATTGCTCAGCCATTACCTGGTTGGTAAAATTCTGTAGTGTTCTTCTACTTTCAGTTAGTGACACAACAAGCAATTTAAAATAATGGCTGTACAAtataaaccactgtgaaatatattttcaatgatCATGAATATAATATTTTTAGCTGTATGAATTTAGTTTACAAAACCttaaataaaaatattaaaaaactAAACTTAAGGATGGAAGGCATAGAAATAGCATGCATAACACTGATATAGCACTTTTCAGACTTGCTTACAATGAGaaagacagatctataactcatatTTCTATGTACATTTGGTTGGGTCACACACAAAACTACATACGGGACCTTTCAGTACATTACGAACCattttatgattttttttaaacaggaaTGGAAATAAAAAGCTTAGTATTTTTTTAATTCGCAGAATATCCTTAACTGTGATGtacttaaatatttttttatattttattttttctcAGTACCTCTCACTTCCTCTGTGGGTGACTGTGTGCTGTCTTCGCTGTCCTTCCGCCTCGCCTGTGGAATGCCATCAATGGAGCCAGATTTTGATCAGCCATCAGAATCATTAGAAGCCGCTTTAAGCGTCATGAACCCTGCCTCCTTCAGTGACTTGGAGGATCTGGGAATGATGTCAGAGGACTTGCCACATGCTGGAGAAGAtagtactgtagagagagaagaggatgccAGGGATAGCGGAAGTGGGGTGAAAAATGCAGTGCGTGACAATGCACTGCCAGAGAGCGTGTCTAGTCCTCAAGGTGTTAGCGGACCAGTAGGAGGGGCACCATCAAAAGGGGCACCAACAGTAAGGAGTATGTTGccaacacagagacaccaacagcTTGTATCACTGATGAGTAGTTCATTCACCAAATCCTCTCCTTTACAGATAGTCAAATTAGTCATCCCTGCCACGGTCACCAATGGGAACCAACCGGGTAACCCACCGGTCAAAGTAGCGAGTGTCCACCAGTGGGTCTCCCACATTGCAAGTAACTCGATCTCGCTCCCTTCCTTGCCACCCCTTCCACAAAACAATGATGTAGACAAGGGGATCTGGTCAGGTGACACATGTCTTGGAAGCAGTGTGGTAATTGGGGGTCAGGAAACAGAAGCCAATCTCTTTGAGAAGGCTGTTATCCGAAGGAGATGGGTGCCCAAGCCACAAAGAATAACGGTACCCTCGAAGAGGAAAATCCCTGAGGCAACCATTATTTGCCAggagtgtgggaagagttttgtctATCCGTCTCAGCTGGAAAATCACCTCcgcattcacacaggagagaaacctttcaAGTGCACTGAGTGTGGCAGGGCCTTCAGGTCCTTAGGAGGCATGACCACTCATATGAAAAATCACTCTGAAGCGCGGCCATTTAAGTGTGATGAGTGTGACAAGGGCTTTCGGAAAAAGGCTGACCTGAAGAAGCATCAGCTCATCCACACGGGTGCGAAACCACATAAATGCACCATCTGTGGAAAGGGCTTCAGCCAAGCATTCTATTGCAGAATACACATCCAGTCTCATGCAAGTGAAAATAACTTTCCCTGCACTCATTGTCCGAAGAGATTCCCAACCCAATACAAGCTGTCTGTCCACGAGCGCTGGCACACCATGGAGCGCCCGTTCATCTGTGAGCAGTGTGGGATGCGCTTCTTTCATCCCAGTGGGCTGAAGAGGCACATGGGCTATCACATTGGGAACCGCCCATTCCTGTGTGCCCAGTGTGGAAAGACTTTTGTTTATGAGTTTGACCTGAAGAAACACCAAAGGGACCATGGCCCCAAGCCCAAGATCCCATGCCCTGTCTGTCAGAAGGTGTTTGGCAGCAACGGACTCATTAAGGCCCATATGTTTACGCACACCTCTGTAAAACCTTACAGATGTGACATATGtgacaagacctttaaacagagcAGCAGCTTGAGCAGTCACAAACGTCTGCACACGGGCGAACGCCCTTACCACTGCGACATGTGTGGGAAGACATACAAGCTAAATCAGCACCTGAAGGAGCACATAATTGTCCACCACACGGCGGAGGGGCACCCCTGTGACCAGTGTGGAAAGGTCTTCAAGTTATCACGTCTTCTGAAGGCGCATGAGCGGTTGCACTCAGGAGAGCGATCTGAACAGACAAGGAAATACAGTCACACCAGCCGACGCAGGAGAAATTCCTCCAAAATGAGTTGATTTACTGCACAGTGGCTGCCTTCCATAGACACCGACTGGAATGCTAGTTTTATTGTTCTGACACAAGTTTAACTTTGTCACAATGCCATGCCATTGGCTGTAATCATGTcctcatttttgttgttgtaaactTGACAATTTTGGCCCATAATCCAGGATTTCCTAGACTGAACATTGACAAATGGTAGAATGCCTGGCTTAATTCATGCAGAAACAAACATATGTCCTGTTAGATACCAACATATTTGTTTGTGATGCTTTTTTTGGATAGTTTGAAATTCCAATGACATAAGATGTAAATTGATAGTTACTCACTTATTTCTCTTTTTGAGAGTAGTCAATGATTGCCGGAAGCCTTTACAAAAAATATGCACAACATTTGGTGTTGGATAAAGGCAAATAAAGTCAAAATTGTGTACCACAACTTTCTTGTTTTGCTATTTTATTCACAGCAAGGGAAACTAAATGTTTGCTAGAATGGTCCCGTGCGATGACTTTTTATAATACATTTAAAGATTGTATTAAGCCACAAAAGTTCATTAATAAAGATTAATACTCATCCAGATATATAACGTTATACAGGAAAAATTATGAAATTCATGTTTTTACCTAAAATGTAATTTCAAGAAAAGAGCAGAAGGATTCACTTGCGGCTCTTATTCCAGCACGATAGGTGGCGGTAATGTTGTTATGCTGCCAATCTTATTGTAAAATAGTCCGGTCAAAACTCTGTTCTGGGTTTGGTTCCGTTTCCACcattttcacacaaaaaaaatcGTCAGTGAGTTGATGATAGCTATCTACCATGCTAGTTACCTTTTACTGTTAGATTTCTGCTTATTGTACATATTTGGTAACATTCCGGCATGGACAAACGAGTCAAGAAGAGTACAGCCAGTACTGGTAGGTTACATTATGACACTTACTAGCCATGTATTAGCAATCTAACCAATTTTACAAATGTGAACCTGGCTGGACCCAAGTCACTGCAGTGCAGAGCGCTAGCGACTATCTTCAATGGGTAGCTAAGTATAAAGCTAATGTCCGTTTCGGCTTGCCTTCTAAATTAagtttgctagctagttagccatgTTGCTGGAGGTATTTGTTGCTAAAGGAAGAGGATGAAGCCACACAAGCTAACATTTTGTCCTATCGTCTTGCTATAGgtcccccacttcctctctcctctttgcgATTATTGGTTTCTCCTCTGCGGCTGATGTATTCATTTGTATGGCATGTGGTGAATCAACGAAATGTGATGCATTATGGGAAGGTCGAGGAATTTGTAACTGTGGTGACTGAAGCTGTTCCAAAGTTGCTGAGTTACAAACAGAGGGCTCAACTTATCCTGGGCCTGAGAGCAAGGGTGAGTGACATGTTGTGTGGTCATGGGAGGGGTGGTTTTGAAACTGTTATTAGAAAAATCATATACAATTTTGTCCCATTATTTTAGATGATCTTGGAGTTGTTCCGCAAGGACCCACCCAACCTTCAGGACATCCAACGTCTCCTGGAAAAGATGAACATCTTGGGGGTAAGAATATTTCTCCTGTGTGGCAGTGTGGAAATTCCACCCCATACCAGTGAACAACTCACATGTAACACAACATATTCAAGAATGACTCGATACCATTAAACCAGAAAAACCAAGGCTGGAACAACATCACTTAAAAGAGGGTCAAATATGCGCTGTAATCTGATTTGAAAATAGCCTTTAGCTCTGTAGTGTACAGATCTGAGGGGACTGGATAAGTGTAAACGACATACAAGTGTTAACACCTTCTAGTGGGGTTGCGGGAGCTTTCTGCCATTTGTCTTGCTTTGCTGTCACTCATTTGATTCCTTGGATCTGCAAAGTGCAAACATGGATGGGGTAAGAGATAAAAGTTGTTTTCAGGCTAGACTTgtgacttttttatttatttttttaacctttatttaactaggcaagtcagttaagaacaaattcttattttcaatgacggcctaggaacagtgggttaactgcctgttcaggggcagaacgacagatttgtaccttgtcagctcggttactagtccaacgctctaaccactaggctaccctgccgcccagtcCCACAGTTACAAACCCAGTCACCCATGCACTCAATACCCCTCTTTTTAGTAACATGTAATTCTGATGGCTGAAGTGGCTGTACTTTGTATCAAATTATACCTAATCTGTGTTACAGCAGCAAGATGCAGAAGTGGAGGAGTCGCAGGCTAACTTTGTTGCGCTGGTCCAAACCCTGCTGAAAAACCCTTATGAGAGGAAGCACTTCTTCCAGGTTCGGCAGgctttctccctttcctctctcactGTCCACTTTGTCATGTCATAGACACTGACTTTAACTTTTTCTTTCCTTCCGTGTAGGAGGAGTTCCATAC
This DNA window, taken from Oncorhynchus nerka isolate Pitt River linkage group LG23, Oner_Uvic_2.0, whole genome shotgun sequence, encodes the following:
- the LOC115107091 gene encoding zinc finger protein 37-like isoform X6, giving the protein MGSTPLVPRVLRCLESPPKSMSPAFFAAAAAGRYHAVWSIVGPPLPLYSLRLMVSPLRLMYSFVWHVVNQRNVMHYGKVEEFVTVVTEAVPKLLSYKQRAQLILGLRARMILEMFRKDCPPNPQAIQCLLGKMNISASAGQQDMEVEESQANFVALVQTLLTNPYERKHFFQEEFHTQYGSKYDTALQALVGGLVFRLEQLLSVPDLSQIASIISADPSDLEECGQSVSDPEHLKILLQHQKLLNKTQLNRNVPLTSSVGDCVLSSLSFRLACGMPSMEPDFDQPSESLEAALSVMNPASFSDLEDLGMMSEDLPHAGEDSTVEREEDARDSGSGVKNAVRDNALPESVSSPQGVSGPVGGAPSKGAPTVRSMLPTQRHQQLVSLMSSSFTKSSPLQIVKLVIPATVTNGNQPGNPPVKVASVHQWVSHIASNSISLPSLPPLPQNNDVDKGIWSGDTCLGSSVVIGGQETEANLFEKAVIRRRWVPKPQRITVPSKRKIPEATIICQECGKSFVYPSQLENHLRIHTGEKPFKCTECGRAFRSLGGMTTHMKNHSEARPFKCDECDKGFRKKADLKKHQLIHTGAKPHKCTICGKGFSQAFYCRIHIQSHASENNFPCTHCPKRFPTQYKLSVHERWHTMERPFICEQCGMRFFHPSGLKRHMGYHIGNRPFLCAQCGKTFVYEFDLKKHQRDHGPKPKIPCPVCQKVFGSNGLIKAHMFTHTSVKPYRCDICDKTFKQSSSLSSHKRLHTGERPYHCDMCGKTYKLNQHLKEHIIVHHTAEGHPCDQCGKVFKLSRLLKAHERLHSGERSEQTRKYSHTSRRRRNSSKMS